The sequence below is a genomic window from Streptomyces sp. V1I1.
TAGCCGTAACTTGACACTGATGAATGTGACAATGCCCGGCGGCTGCGTCAAGGGTCATGCATCACCTGTGGACAACCGACCTGTGGACAACCGACCTGTGGACAAACCGGCCCGTGGACACCCTCGCCGCTGTTCACTTTCGTCGCTGCCCCTTACGGGTCCGTACCTCTCGAGTCGGACACCGATCCAGCCGCCAGGGCTGACGCCCCATGTGTCGTGCGCCACTACCTTCGAAATGTGACTGTGATCGCGACCGAAAGCCTGAGCAAGCGGTTCCCCAGGGTGACCGCGCTTGACCGGCTCTCCTTGGACATCGGACCCGGTGTGACCGGACTGGTGGGCGCCAACGGAGCCGGCAAGTCCACGTTGATCAAGATCCTGCTGGGTCTGTCCCCCGCCACGGAAGGCCGGGCCGCGGTGCTCGGCCTCGACGTCGCCACGAGCGGCGCCGCCATCCGCGAACAGGTGGGGTACATGCCCGAGCACGACTGCCTGCCGCCCGACGTCTCGGCCACCGAGTTCGTCGTCCATATGGCGCGCATGTCCGGGCTGCCGCCGACGGCCGCCCGCGAGCGCACCGCGGACACCCTGCGCCATGTCGGCCTCTACGAGGAGCGGTACCGCCCCATCGGCGGCTACTCGACCGGCATGAAGCAGCGCGTCAAACTCGCGCAGGCCCTGGTCCACGACCCGAAGCTGGTCCTTCTGGACGAGCCGACCAACGGCCTCGACCCGGTGGGCCGCGACGAGATGCTGGGCCTGATCCGCCGCGTTCACACCGACTTCGGCATCTCGGTCCTGGTCACCTCGCACCTCCTCGGCGAGCTCGAGCGCACCTGTGACCATGTCGTCGTCATCGACGGCGGCGCCCTGCTGCGCTCCAGCTCCACCAGCGACTTCACCCAGACCACCGCGACCCTCGCGGTCGAGGTCACTGACACGGACACCCATCCCGACGGCACCGCCGTGCTCCGTAAGGCACTTGCCGCCGCCGGAATCACGCTCCACGCGCGCGTGGAGGACGGTCTGCCCGGCGCGGGCCACATCCTGCTCATCGAGGCGACGGGCGAGGAGACGTACGACGTCGTACGCGACACCGTCGCCGGCCTCGGCCTCGGACTCGTACGGATGGAACAGCGGCGCCACCACATCGCGGAGGTCTTCCGTCCGGAGGCAGCGGCACAGCCCATGGAGGTGCAGGCGCGATGAGCATCGAGACCACCGGGATCCAGAAGGACACCACCCGGATCCACAACATCGGATACCGGAACTACGAAGGCCCGCGGCTCGGCCGTGCGTACGCGCGCCGCTCCCTCTACTCGCAGTCGCTGCGCGGCGCGTACGGACTCGGCCGCTCGGCCAAGTCCAAGGTGCTGCCGATGATCCTCCTCGCGGTGATGTGCCTGCCCGCGGCGATCATCGTCGCGGTCGCCGTCGCCACCAAGCTCAAGGACCTCCCCCTCGACTACACCCGCTATGCGATCGTCACGCAGGCGGTCATCGGGCTCTTCCTGGCCGCGCAGGCACCCCAGTCCGTCTCGCGCGATCTGCGCTTCAAGACGGTGCCGCTGTACTTCTCGCGCCCGATCGAGCGCATCGATTACGTCCTGGCCAAGTACGGGGCAATGGCCTCAGCGCTGTTCGTACTCACCGCGGCGCCGCTGGTCATCCTCTACATCGGCTCGCTGCTCGCCAAGATGGACTTCGCGGACCAGACGAAGGGCTTCGCGCAGGGCATCGTCTCCGTGGCGCTCCTCTCCGTACTCTTCGGCGGCCTCGGTCTGGTGATGGCCGCGCTCACACCGCGCCGAGGCTTCGGCGTCGCCGCCGTGATCGCGACGCTGACCATCACGTACGGCGCCGTCTCCACCGTCCAGGCGATCGCCTGGGAGACCGGATCGCCCGGAGTGATCAAGTGGCTCGGCCTCTTCTCGCCGGTCACGCTCATCGACGGCGTACAGACCGCATTCCTCGGCGCGACCTCGGCCTTCCCGGGCGAGGCTGGACCCGGAGCCGGTGCGGGCGTGGCCTATCTGCTCGTCGTTCTTGCGCTCGTCCTCGGCTCGTACGCCGTACTGATGCGCCGCTACCGAAAGGTCGGGCTGTGACCACCATCAACATCGAGCACACCTCACGGTGGTTCGGAAATGTCGTGGCCGTCAACGACGTGACCATGACGATCGGCCCGGGCGTCACCGGTCTGCTGGGCCCCAACGGCGCCGGAAAGTCCACGCTCATCAACATGATGGGTGGTTTCCTCGCCCCCTCGACGGGAAGCGTCACGCTCGACGGTCGGACGATCTGGCGCAATGAGTCCGTCTACCGGCAGATCGGCGTCGTACCGGAGCGGGAAGCGATGTACGACTTCCTCACCGGCCGCGAATTCGTCGTCGCCAACGCCGAGTTGCACGGCCTGGGCACCAAGGAGGCCCAGCGCGCGCTGGCCACCGTCGAGATGGAGTACGCGCAGGACCGCAAGATCGCGACGTACAGCAAGGGCATGCGGCAGCGCGTGAAGATGGCATCGGCACTGGTGCACGAGCCGTCAGTGCTGCTGCTCGACGAGCCCTTCAACGGCATGGACCCGCGCCAGCGGATGCAGCTGATGGACCTGCTGCGCCGGATGGGCGGCGAAGGCCGTACGGTCCTCTTCTCCTCCCACATCCTGGAGGAGGTCGAGCAACTCGCCTCCCACATCGAGGTGATCGTGGCCGGCCGGCACGCCGCCTCCGGCGACTTCCGCAAGATCCGCCGACTGATGACGGACCGGCCGCACCGCTATCTCGTACGGTCCAGCGACGACCGGGCGCTCGCCGCGGCCCTGATCGCCGACCCGTCGACGGCCGGCATCGAGGTCGACCTGGCCGAGGGTGCGCTGCGCATCCAGGCCGTCGACTTCGGCCGGTTCACCGAACTGCTGCCGCGGGTCGCCCGCGAGCACTCCATCCGGCTGCTCACGGTCTCGCCCTCGGACGAGTCCCTCGAGTCGGTCTTCTCCTACCTCGTAGCGGCCTGAAAGGAGCTGTGACGCAGATGTACAACCCCACAGTCGCCCGGCTCACCTATCGGGCCGTGCTCGGCAGGCGCCGGGCAGCGATCCTGTTCGTACTGCCCGGACTGCTGCTGCTCATTGCGGCGGCGGTACGGAGCTTCAACGGCGTGGACGACCAGGTCGCCGCGGATGTCCTGGGCGGGTTCGCCATCGCCACGATGGTGCCGCTGATCGGCGTGATCGCGGGAACCGGGTCGATCGGTCCCGAGATCGACGACGGGTCGATCGTCTATGTGCTGGCCAAGCCGGTGAAGCGGCCGACGATCATCGTCACGAAACTGGTCGTGGCCATCGCTATCACGATGGCCTTCTCGGCGGTGCCCACGCTGATCGCCGGTTTCATCCTGAACGGCAACGGCCAGCAGGTCGCGGTGGCGTACACCGTGGCGGCTCTGGTCGCGTCGATCGCGTACAGCGCGCTGTTCCTGCTGCTCGGTACGGTCAGCCGGCATGCGGTGGTGATCGGACTCGTCTATGCGCTGGTGTGGGAAACGCTGTTCGGCAGCCTGGTCCCCGGGGCGCGCACGCTGAGCGTCCAGCAGTGGTCGCTGTCGCTCGCCGAGAAGATCGGCGGGGAGGGCCTGATCGGCTCGGACGTGGGGCTGCCGCTAGCGGTGGCGCTGCTGGCGGGGGTCACGGTGGTCGCGACGTGGTACGCGGGGCAGAAGCTGAGGGTGCTGAAGCTCGCCGGGGAGGAGTGAGGCGGCGGGGTCCGTGTCTCTTGGGTGTCAACCCCTGTCCGGTGGGCGGGGGTTGACGCGTATCCGCGTGACTGCACGTTTATCGGTTCGTTGTCCACTGCGCGTGGAGGCAACTGGAGTTCGTGGCGACGAGGGTTCGTGAAGCCGGGGATTGCCGGTGCCGGATCGAAAGCCGGGCCGGTCATTGGGTGAGTAGCACCGTGAGCCGACCTCCACCCCTGAGGCCCGGGGAGGAGGGCCGTCCATGATCGGTTCTGCGAACGGAAGGCATTCTCATGCCATCGGAAGTCGCCCTGGCCGCCCTCGTCGCAGCTCGACCTGGGCGGGATCACCACTGCCCGCGGCCAGGAACACCTCGCGCTGCTGTTTCTCGGCGTGGCCGCCGCCCTCGGCACGTACACCTTCAACCTCAATGTCGTACGAGGCGCGGGGCAGGAGCACGCGTCATGACCGAGGGGTTGACCCGACTCGAAAATCAGTGGCACCGAAGCGCCGCCCGGGGCACAGTAGTTGAGCCGGCGCACGCCAGTGCGACCGACGCCACCGACCGGGAGAGGAGCGCGGCGATGACCGAGAGTACGAGTGCGAGTCCGTCGAGCTCCCAGCAGGGCAGCGCCGGGCAGGCAGCGGAGTAGCCACCGACCACTCCGCGAAGCCGCCCGCAGGCAGCTGCCCGGGGGCGGCCGCTTCGAGCGCGCATCCGCGCGGGCCGCCCCCTCCCGGAGGATTGGCCGAGTGGTAAGGCAGCGGCTTGCTAAGCCGTCGTCGGGGTCGAAAGCCCCGCGCGCGTTCGATCCGCGCATCCTCCGCAGCACCGCAGCACCGCAGCACCGCAGCACCGCAGACCGCGACACCGCAGACCGCGACACCCTCGCACCGCAGCGCGTCAGCCCTGAAGCAGCTGCTCCAGCACCACCGCGATGCCATCGTCCTCGTTCGACGCCGTGATCTCGTGCGCCACGGCCTTCAGCTCCTCGTGCGCATTGGCCATCGCCACCCCGTGCGCCGCCCACCCGAACATCGGGATGTCGTTCGGCATGTCACCGAACGCGATCGTGTCCGCCGCACGCAGCCCAAGCCGCCGCGCCGCCAGCGACAGCCCCGTCGCCTTGCTCAGCCCCAGCGGCAGGATCTCCACCACGCCCGGGCCCGCCATCACCACGTCCACCAGGCTGCCGACCGTTGCCCTGGCCGCCTTCGCCAGCGCGTCGTCGTCGAGCCCTGGATGCTGGATGTAGACCTTGTTGATCGGCGCGGACCACAGCTCGGACGGGTCCTCGAACGCCACAACCGGCAGCGGGCTCTCCTGGACCCGGTAGCCGGCGCCGACCAGCACCTCGCCGTCGAGGCCGTCCCGACTCGCCGCCAGCGCCAGCGGGCCGACCTCCGCCTCGATCTTGGAGATCGCAAGACCGGCCAGCTGCCGGTCCAGCGTCACGGATGTCAGCAGCCGGTGCTCGCCCGCGTGGTAGACCTGCGCGCCCTGGCCGCAGACCGCGAGGCCGTCGTACCCCAGGTCGTCCAGGATGTGCCGGGTCCACGGAACGGCCCGCCCGGTGACGATGATGTGCGCGGCGCCCGCAGCGGTGGCCGCGGCGAGGGCGTCGCGCGTGCGCTCCGAGACCGTTTCGTCGCCACGCAGCAGCGTGCCGTCGAGATCGGTCGCGACGAGCCGGTAGGGGAACGTCACTTGGCGACCGGCTCCAGCAATTCACGCCCGCCCAGGTACGGACGGAGCACCTCGGGCACCCGCACCGAACCGTCTGCCAACTGGTGGTTCTCCAGGATCGCCACGATCGTGCGCGGTACGGCGCAGAGCGTGCCGTTCAGCGTCGCCAGTGGCTGCACCTTCTTGCCGTCGCGCATCCGGACCGACAGGCGGCGCGCCTGGAAGCTGTCGCAGTTCGACGCGGAGGTCAGCTCGCGGTACTTGCCCTGGGTCGGGATCCACGCTTCGCAGTCGTACTTGCGCGAGGCCGACGCGCCGAGGTCCCCGGTCGCCACATCGATCACCTGGAACGGCAGCTCCAGGCCCGTCAGCCACTGCTTCTCCCAGTCCAGGAGCCGCTTGTGCTCGGCCTCCGCGTCCTCGGGAGCGACGTACGAGAACATCTCGACCTTGTCGAACTGGTGCACCCGGAAGATTCCGCGGGTGTCCTTGCCGTACGTCCCGGCCTCGCGGCGGAAGCACGGCGAGAAGCCGGCGTACCGCAGCGGCAGCTTGTCGGCCTCGATGATTTCGTCCATGTGGTACGCGGCGAGCGGGACCTCGGAGGTGCCGACCAGGTAGTAGTCGTCCTTCTCCAGGTGGTAGACGTTCTCAGCGGCCTGGCCGAGGAAGCCGGTGCCCTCCATGGCGCGCGGGCGGACCAGCGCAGGCGTCAGCATCGGGATGAAGCCGGCCTCGGTGGCCTGCGCGATCGCGGCGTTGACGAGCGCGAGCTCGAGCAGCGCGCCGACGCCCGTCAGGTAGTAGAAGCGCGAGCCGGACACCTTGGCGCCGCGCTCGACGTCGATGGCGCCGAGCGCCTCGCCGAGCTCCAGGTGGTCCTTGGGCTCGAAACCCTCGGCACCGAAGTCGCGGATCGTGCCGTGCGTCTCGAGGACGACGAAGTCCTCCTCGCCGCCGACCGGAACGTCCTCATGGACGATGTTCCCCAACTGGAGCAGCAACCGCTTGGTCTCTTCGTCGGCCTCGTCCTGCGCGGCATCGGCCGCCTTGACGTCGGCCTTCAGCTGCTCGGCCTTCTTCAGCAGCTCGGCGCGCTCTTCGGGAGAGGCCTTGGGGATGAGCTTGCCGAGCTGCTTCTGCTCGGAGCGCAGCTCGTCGAAGCGGAGGCCGGACGACCTGCGCCGCTCATCGGCCAAGCGCAGGGCGTCGACGAGGGCGACGTCCTCTCCACGGGCGCGCTGGGAGGCGCGAACACGGTCGGGGTCCTCACGGAGCAGGCGAAGGTCAATCACCCCACCAGGCTACCGGTGCGGACTGACGGCACCCCACCCGATATTGCCTTGCGTGTAATTTTGTCCGGATTGCTCGAATTGCCGGAATTGGATAAGGGTCGATAAATCGGGTGCCGAGTTGAGCGGGCAAGCGTCAATAAACGCGACGCTATTCGCCGAAATGGGGCATGGGGTGAGGGGTCGCATTGACCCACAGCCTTTGGGGATGGGGGGTGGGCTCCCCCTTGTCCACAGGGTTGCGGCTTCCCGCAAGGTTATCCACAGGCTGTGTGCGAGATCTGTGGACCACGGAAAACCACGGAAAAGATCGTTTTCAGGACTGTGCGTGGGCCGGAGGATTCCCCATCCAAACCCGCCTCACACACTCATTCGGGTGGGAATTCCTCGCTCCAAAGAGTTGATCAATGGAATTGAGGTGACAGAGGGCACCCTGCGGCCCTGTGGACGGAAGTGGGGCGAGTGAGAAGATTTGTCGACCATGTCGGCTTGTGTTGTCGACTTGTCCCCAGGTCGAGAAGCGCGCCTGTGGATAAGTCCTGTGGACGACGAAAATCTGCAGGTAGGACCGGGCCCGTAGGCCGCCCAGTCCCTCAGGCGCGGCCGTCCTGGGAGCGCGCCAGCCAGTCCGACGCCGCCGTGAACTCCGCGTCCGACGTCCCCGCGCGCAGCTCCCGTACGTCCCCCACAGCCACACCTGCCCGCGGATACGAACCGAGGAACCGCACCTTCGGACAGATCCGCTTCAGCCCCATCAGCGCCTCGCCCACCCGCCGGTCCGCGATATGGCCCTCGGCGTCCACGGCGAAGCAGTAGTTCCCGATCCCCGCGCCCGTCGGCCGCGACTGGATCAGCATCAGGTTGACCCCGCGCACAGCGAACTCCTGCAGCAGTTCGAGCAGCGCACCCGGGTGGTCGTCGCCCAGCCAGATGACCACCGAGGTCTTGTCCGCGCCGGTCGGTGCCGCGGGCCTGGCGGGCCGGCCCACCAGTACGAAGCGGGTCTCCGCGTTCTCCGCGTCATGGATCTCGGTGACCAGCGGCTCGAGCCCGTACGTCGCCGCCGCGAACTCGCCCGCGAAGGCCGCGTCGTACCGCCCCTCCTGCACCAGCCGCGCGCCGTCCGCGTTCGAGGCTGCCGACTCCCACAGGACGTCCGGCAGGTTGTTCCGCAGCCAGTTCCGGACCTGCGGCTGGGCGACCGGGTGCCCGGTCACCGTCTTCACCTCGGACAGCTTAGTGTCCGGCCGTACCAGCAACGCGAAGGCGATGGGCAGCAGCACCTCGCGGTAGATCATCAGCGGCTCGCCGGAGGCCAGCTCGTCGAGGGTCGCGGTGACGCCGCCCTCCACGGAGTTCTCGATCGGTACGAGGGCGGCAGCGGCTTCCCCGTTGCGTACGGCATCGAGCGCAGCCGGTACGGACACCATGGGGACGAGCTCCCGGGTGGCGGCTTCGGGGAGCGTGCGCAGGGCGGCTTCGGTGAAGGTGCCCTCGGGACCGAGATACGTGTAGCGCGTGGCCGACATACCGTCACCCTAATGGGCCGCAATGATTCACGACTCCAGAAGCCGCTGCCCCACGTACTCGCCCTCCTTGGGCCCGCCCGGCACCGCGAACAGTCCGCTCGCCTCGTGCCGGATGAACGGCGACAGCGCATCGCCGCGGTCGAGCTTGCGCTGTACGGGTACGAAGCCGCGCAGTGGATCGGCCTGCCAGCAGATGAAGAGCAGGCCCGCGTCCGGCGTCCCGTCCGGGCCGATCCCGTCGTGGAACGAGAACGGCCGCCGCAGCATCGCGGCACCGCCGTTCTGCTCCGGCGCGGAGATCCGGGCATGGGCGTTGTCGGGGATCACCAGCTTCCCGTCAGGCCCTGTCCTGTCGAGCGCGAGCTCGGTCGTCTCGGTGCCGCCGGTCAGCGGTGCGCCGTCGGACTTGCGCCGGCCGATGACCAGCTCCTGCTTCTTCAGCGAGAGCTTCTCCCAGTCGTCGAGCAGCATCCGGATCCTGCGTACGACGGCGTATGAGCCGCCCGCCAGCCATGCGTACTCCGTCCCGGACGGCACGAAGATCCGCCGGTCGAAGTCGGCCTCGGACGGCTTGGGATTGCGCGTGCCGTCGACCTGGCCCATCAGGTTGCGGGCGGTCATCGGCTTGCCCGTGGCCCCCGGCGAACGGTTGAACCCGTTCATCTGCCAGCGCACCCGGGCCGCTTCCCCCGCCGCCTTCTGGACCGCGCGCAGCGCGTGGAAGGCGACCAGCGCGTCGTCCGAGCCGATCTGCACCCACAGATCGCCGTTGCTGCGCTTGGCGTCCAGCTGGTCGGAGGAGAAGGCGGGCAGCGGGTCCAGCTCCGGCGGGCGCTGCGCCACCAGCCCCGTACGGTCGAAGAAGGTCCGGCCGAAGCCGAAGGTGATCGTGAGCGACGAGGGCCCGGCGTCCAGCGCGACGCCCGTGTCGCCGTCGCCGCCCGCCTGGCCCGCCATCAGTTCGGCGGCGAGTGTGGACCACCGGCGCATCAGCGCGGCGGCTTCCTTACGGCCCGATCCCGGCGCGAGGTCGAAGGCGATCAGATGGCCGCGGGCCTGCAGGGGCGTGGTGATGCCCGCCTGGTGCTCTCCGTGGAATGCGATGCCGGTCGAGCCGACCGTCGTCAGCGCGGTCGGGGCGTCGCCGGAGGCAGCCGCGTGCGCGGCGGCGCCGCCCGCAGCCCCCAGCACCAGCGCGGTCGCGCCCGCCGCGCCGACGGTGCCGAGCAGTCGCCGCCTCGAGATGTCGCTGTCGCTCGCGGGGTCGCTCACTGCGGCACTCACCGGGGCACTCACGGGGTCTTTCACGGAGTCACTCACGGGTAGGTCAGCCGATCTTCACGTTCTTGTCGATGGTGGTCTGGTCGATGTCGGAGGTCCGCACGGTCACCTGGACCTGCCACTCGCCCGGCATCGGTATCTGGACCGCGCCCGCGCTCCAGTGTCCGGTGGTGAGGCGGTCGGGGGTGATCGGCAGCGGACCGATCTGCTTGGCCTTGAGGGTGAAGGAAACCTTCACCTCGGGCACGTCCATCGGCTTCAATTCCGGGTTGTAGATCCACACGTGCATTTCGTTGGCGCCGGAGGTGGCCGGGTCGAG
It includes:
- the efeB gene encoding iron uptake transporter deferrochelatase/peroxidase subunit; its protein translation is MSAAVSDPASDSDISRRRLLGTVGAAGATALVLGAAGGAAAHAAASGDAPTALTTVGSTGIAFHGEHQAGITTPLQARGHLIAFDLAPGSGRKEAAALMRRWSTLAAELMAGQAGGDGDTGVALDAGPSSLTITFGFGRTFFDRTGLVAQRPPELDPLPAFSSDQLDAKRSNGDLWVQIGSDDALVAFHALRAVQKAAGEAARVRWQMNGFNRSPGATGKPMTARNLMGQVDGTRNPKPSEADFDRRIFVPSGTEYAWLAGGSYAVVRRIRMLLDDWEKLSLKKQELVIGRRKSDGAPLTGGTETTELALDRTGPDGKLVIPDNAHARISAPEQNGGAAMLRRPFSFHDGIGPDGTPDAGLLFICWQADPLRGFVPVQRKLDRGDALSPFIRHEASGLFAVPGGPKEGEYVGQRLLES
- a CDS encoding ABC transporter ATP-binding protein, which produces MTTINIEHTSRWFGNVVAVNDVTMTIGPGVTGLLGPNGAGKSTLINMMGGFLAPSTGSVTLDGRTIWRNESVYRQIGVVPEREAMYDFLTGREFVVANAELHGLGTKEAQRALATVEMEYAQDRKIATYSKGMRQRVKMASALVHEPSVLLLDEPFNGMDPRQRMQLMDLLRRMGGEGRTVLFSSHILEEVEQLASHIEVIVAGRHAASGDFRKIRRLMTDRPHRYLVRSSDDRALAAALIADPSTAGIEVDLAEGALRIQAVDFGRFTELLPRVAREHSIRLLTVSPSDESLESVFSYLVAA
- a CDS encoding ABC transporter permease, which produces MSIETTGIQKDTTRIHNIGYRNYEGPRLGRAYARRSLYSQSLRGAYGLGRSAKSKVLPMILLAVMCLPAAIIVAVAVATKLKDLPLDYTRYAIVTQAVIGLFLAAQAPQSVSRDLRFKTVPLYFSRPIERIDYVLAKYGAMASALFVLTAAPLVILYIGSLLAKMDFADQTKGFAQGIVSVALLSVLFGGLGLVMAALTPRRGFGVAAVIATLTITYGAVSTVQAIAWETGSPGVIKWLGLFSPVTLIDGVQTAFLGATSAFPGEAGPGAGAGVAYLLVVLALVLGSYAVLMRRYRKVGL
- the pheA gene encoding prephenate dehydratase, coding for MSATRYTYLGPEGTFTEAALRTLPEAATRELVPMVSVPAALDAVRNGEAAAALVPIENSVEGGVTATLDELASGEPLMIYREVLLPIAFALLVRPDTKLSEVKTVTGHPVAQPQVRNWLRNNLPDVLWESAASNADGARLVQEGRYDAAFAGEFAAATYGLEPLVTEIHDAENAETRFVLVGRPARPAAPTGADKTSVVIWLGDDHPGALLELLQEFAVRGVNLMLIQSRPTGAGIGNYCFAVDAEGHIADRRVGEALMGLKRICPKVRFLGSYPRAGVAVGDVRELRAGTSDAEFTAASDWLARSQDGRA
- the serS gene encoding serine--tRNA ligase; this encodes MIDLRLLREDPDRVRASQRARGEDVALVDALRLADERRRSSGLRFDELRSEQKQLGKLIPKASPEERAELLKKAEQLKADVKAADAAQDEADEETKRLLLQLGNIVHEDVPVGGEEDFVVLETHGTIRDFGAEGFEPKDHLELGEALGAIDVERGAKVSGSRFYYLTGVGALLELALVNAAIAQATEAGFIPMLTPALVRPRAMEGTGFLGQAAENVYHLEKDDYYLVGTSEVPLAAYHMDEIIEADKLPLRYAGFSPCFRREAGTYGKDTRGIFRVHQFDKVEMFSYVAPEDAEAEHKRLLDWEKQWLTGLELPFQVIDVATGDLGASASRKYDCEAWIPTQGKYRELTSASNCDSFQARRLSVRMRDGKKVQPLATLNGTLCAVPRTIVAILENHQLADGSVRVPEVLRPYLGGRELLEPVAK
- a CDS encoding HAD family hydrolase, whose amino-acid sequence is MTFPYRLVATDLDGTLLRGDETVSERTRDALAAATAAGAAHIIVTGRAVPWTRHILDDLGYDGLAVCGQGAQVYHAGEHRLLTSVTLDRQLAGLAISKIEAEVGPLALAASRDGLDGEVLVGAGYRVQESPLPVVAFEDPSELWSAPINKVYIQHPGLDDDALAKAARATVGSLVDVVMAGPGVVEILPLGLSKATGLSLAARRLGLRAADTIAFGDMPNDIPMFGWAAHGVAMANAHEELKAVAHEITASNEDDGIAVVLEQLLQG
- a CDS encoding ABC transporter permease subunit, which gives rise to MYNPTVARLTYRAVLGRRRAAILFVLPGLLLLIAAAVRSFNGVDDQVAADVLGGFAIATMVPLIGVIAGTGSIGPEIDDGSIVYVLAKPVKRPTIIVTKLVVAIAITMAFSAVPTLIAGFILNGNGQQVAVAYTVAALVASIAYSALFLLLGTVSRHAVVIGLVYALVWETLFGSLVPGARTLSVQQWSLSLAEKIGGEGLIGSDVGLPLAVALLAGVTVVATWYAGQKLRVLKLAGEE
- a CDS encoding ABC transporter ATP-binding protein — translated: MIATESLSKRFPRVTALDRLSLDIGPGVTGLVGANGAGKSTLIKILLGLSPATEGRAAVLGLDVATSGAAIREQVGYMPEHDCLPPDVSATEFVVHMARMSGLPPTAARERTADTLRHVGLYEERYRPIGGYSTGMKQRVKLAQALVHDPKLVLLDEPTNGLDPVGRDEMLGLIRRVHTDFGISVLVTSHLLGELERTCDHVVVIDGGALLRSSSTSDFTQTTATLAVEVTDTDTHPDGTAVLRKALAAAGITLHARVEDGLPGAGHILLIEATGEETYDVVRDTVAGLGLGLVRMEQRRHHIAEVFRPEAAAQPMEVQAR